One segment of Mycolicibacterium baixiangningiae DNA contains the following:
- a CDS encoding enoyl-CoA hydratase, whose amino-acid sequence MDYETILVTRDGRVGTITLNRPKALNALNSQVMVEVTTAAAEFDDDEGIGAIVITGSEKAFAAGADIKEMANLSFADVFTSDFFALWGTFAATRTPTIAAVAGYALGGGCELAMMCDILIAADTAKFGQPEIKLGVLPGMGGSQRLTRAIGKAKAMDLILTGRTIGAEEADRSGLVSRVVPADRLLDEANEVAAAIAGMSRNASRMAKEAVNRAFESTLTEGLLYERRLFHSAFATEDQKEGMAAFSEKRPANFTHR is encoded by the coding sequence ATGGATTACGAGACCATCCTCGTCACCCGCGACGGCCGGGTCGGCACGATCACGCTGAACCGCCCCAAGGCGCTCAACGCGCTCAACTCCCAGGTGATGGTCGAAGTCACCACGGCGGCAGCCGAATTCGATGACGACGAGGGCATCGGAGCCATCGTCATCACCGGCAGCGAGAAGGCGTTCGCGGCGGGCGCGGACATCAAGGAGATGGCGAACCTGTCGTTCGCCGACGTCTTCACCTCCGACTTCTTCGCGCTGTGGGGCACGTTCGCGGCAACCCGCACCCCCACCATCGCCGCGGTCGCGGGCTACGCGCTCGGCGGTGGGTGTGAGCTGGCGATGATGTGCGACATCCTCATCGCGGCCGACACCGCGAAGTTCGGCCAGCCCGAGATCAAGCTGGGCGTGCTGCCGGGCATGGGCGGTTCACAGCGGTTGACCCGGGCGATCGGCAAGGCCAAGGCGATGGACCTGATCCTGACCGGTCGCACGATCGGCGCCGAAGAGGCGGATCGCAGCGGTCTGGTGTCGCGGGTGGTGCCCGCCGACCGGCTGCTCGACGAGGCCAACGAGGTCGCCGCGGCGATTGCGGGGATGTCGCGCAACGCATCCCGGATGGCCAAGGAAGCGGTCAACCGCGCCTTCGAGTCCACGCTGACCGAAGGCCTGCTCTACGAGCGCCGGCTGTTCCACTCGGCGTTCGCCACCGAGGACCAGAAGGAAGGTATGGCGGCGTTCAGCGAGAAGCGCCCCGCGAACTTCACCCATCGCTAA
- a CDS encoding cystathionine beta-synthase, whose amino-acid sequence MRIAQHVSELIGNTPLVQLNSVVPEGAGTVAAKIEYLNPGGSSKDRIAVKMIDAAEASGELRPGGTIVEPTSGNTGVGLALVAQQRGYKCIFVCPDKVGEDKRNVLRAYGADVVVCPTAVAPDDPDSYYSVSDRLVAEIEGAWKPDQYSNPMGPESHYETTGPEIWRDTDGKVTHFVAGVGTGGTITGAGRYLKEVSGGKVKVIGADPEGSVYSGGTGRPYLVEGVGEDFWPSAYDPAIPDEIIAVSDADSFDMTRRLAREDALLVGGSCGMAVVAAIEVARKAGPDALVVVLLPDGGRGYMSKIFNDSWMSSYGFLRNRLDGSIEQPTVGDVLHRKSGALPDLVHTHPAETVRDAIGILREYGVSQMPVVGAEPPVMAGEVAGSVSERELLSAVFEGRAKLADAVAEHMSPPMPLIGAGELVSTAAKSLRECDALMIVEEGKPVGVLTRHDLLGFLSEGSSARR is encoded by the coding sequence ATGCGCATCGCCCAGCACGTCAGTGAGCTCATCGGTAACACCCCCCTGGTACAGCTGAACTCGGTTGTTCCCGAGGGTGCGGGCACGGTCGCGGCCAAGATCGAATACCTCAACCCGGGCGGCAGCTCCAAGGACCGCATCGCGGTCAAGATGATCGACGCCGCCGAGGCCAGCGGTGAACTCCGGCCGGGCGGCACCATCGTCGAACCCACGTCGGGCAACACCGGTGTCGGGCTGGCGCTGGTGGCCCAGCAGCGGGGCTACAAGTGCATCTTCGTCTGCCCGGACAAGGTCGGCGAGGACAAGCGCAACGTGCTGCGCGCGTACGGCGCCGACGTCGTGGTGTGCCCGACGGCGGTGGCCCCCGACGATCCGGACAGCTACTACAGCGTCTCCGACCGCCTGGTCGCCGAGATCGAGGGCGCGTGGAAGCCCGACCAGTACTCCAACCCGATGGGTCCGGAATCGCACTACGAGACCACGGGTCCGGAGATCTGGCGCGACACCGACGGCAAGGTCACGCATTTCGTGGCCGGCGTCGGCACCGGCGGCACGATCACCGGTGCCGGGCGCTACCTCAAGGAGGTCTCGGGCGGGAAGGTCAAGGTCATCGGCGCCGACCCCGAGGGTTCGGTGTACTCGGGCGGTACCGGCCGGCCGTATCTGGTCGAGGGCGTCGGTGAGGACTTCTGGCCGTCGGCCTACGACCCCGCGATCCCCGACGAGATCATCGCGGTGTCCGACGCGGATTCGTTCGACATGACGCGCCGCCTCGCCCGCGAGGACGCGCTGCTGGTGGGTGGTTCGTGCGGGATGGCGGTGGTGGCCGCCATCGAGGTCGCCCGCAAAGCCGGTCCCGATGCGCTGGTGGTCGTGTTGCTGCCCGACGGCGGCCGCGGCTACATGTCGAAGATCTTCAACGATTCGTGGATGTCGTCCTACGGCTTCCTTCGCAACCGGCTCGACGGGTCGATCGAACAGCCGACGGTCGGAGATGTGTTGCACCGCAAGTCGGGAGCGCTCCCCGACCTCGTGCACACCCATCCCGCCGAGACCGTCCGCGACGCCATCGGCATCCTGCGCGAGTACGGCGTCTCGCAGATGCCCGTGGTCGGCGCCGAGCCGCCGGTGATGGCCGGTGAGGTGGCAGGCAGCGTCTCCGAGCGGGAACTGCTGTCGGCGGTCTTCGAGGGCCGCGCGAAGCTGGCCGACGCGGTGGCCGAGCACATGAGCCCGCCCATGCCCCTGATCGGTGCGGGCGAGTTGGTCAGCACCGCGGCCAAGAGCCTGCGCGAGTGCGATGCGCTGATGATCGTCGAGGAGGGCAAACCGGTCGGGGTGCTCACCCGCCATGATCTGCTCGGCTTCCTGTCCGAGGGCAGCAGCGCGCGGCGTTAG
- a CDS encoding RDD family protein, with amino-acid sequence MTDQPPPPPENHPPPPQSGFPPPGNAPPPPPPPGGYPPPPQGNMPPPGAYPPAPQGYPGGYPQSGPARVLPQDAYTSWFTRVLGALIDAVPPLLLSGIAYGIAFATGETVCVDNEYGVGGACSSSFSGVGVTVLVLAWLASLAYWVWNWGYRQGTTGQSIGKSVMKFRVVSEKTWQPIGFGLSLVRQIAHVIDQIICYIGYLFPLWDAKRQTLADKIMTTVCVPTDQTGSAQPYSQ; translated from the coding sequence TTGACCGATCAACCGCCCCCGCCGCCCGAAAATCACCCCCCGCCGCCGCAGTCAGGTTTTCCCCCGCCCGGCAACGCTCCGCCGCCACCACCACCTCCCGGCGGCTACCCTCCGCCTCCGCAGGGCAACATGCCGCCACCCGGCGCGTATCCGCCTGCGCCACAGGGCTATCCCGGTGGGTATCCGCAGTCCGGCCCGGCCCGGGTGCTTCCGCAGGACGCCTACACATCGTGGTTCACCCGCGTGCTGGGCGCCCTCATCGACGCCGTTCCGCCGTTGTTGCTCAGCGGTATCGCCTACGGCATCGCGTTCGCCACCGGCGAGACGGTCTGCGTCGATAACGAGTACGGGGTGGGCGGAGCGTGTTCGTCGTCGTTCTCCGGGGTCGGCGTCACCGTGCTGGTGCTGGCGTGGCTGGCCTCGCTGGCCTACTGGGTGTGGAACTGGGGCTACCGTCAGGGCACCACCGGCCAGAGCATCGGAAAGTCGGTGATGAAGTTCCGGGTGGTCAGCGAAAAGACTTGGCAACCAATCGGTTTCGGATTGTCGCTGGTCCGCCAGATCGCCCACGTGATCGACCAGATCATCTGCTACATCGGATACCTGTTCCCGCTGTGGGACGCCAAGCGTCAGACGCTGGCCGACAAGATCATGACCACGGTGTGCGTCCCGACCGATCAGACCGGGAGCGCGCAGCCCTACTCGCAGTGA
- a CDS encoding acyl-CoA dehydrogenase family protein produces MTVRIDDLLDTDAMLAPEERELRATVRRFGEQRLRPHVAEWFEAGEVPVRELASEFGKLGLLGMHLEGYGCGGSTATAYGVVCQELEAVDSGLRSMVSVQGSLAMFAIHKHGSEEQREQWLPAMATGDVIGCFGLTEPDFGSNPAGMRTTARRDGSDWILNGSKMWITNGSLADIAVVWARAEEGILGFIVPAGTEGFSGREMKHKLSLRASNTSELHLDDVRLPADAQLPEARGLSGPLACLSEARFGIVFGSVGAARDCLETTLDYVGSREVFDKPLAGYQMTQAKIADMAVELGKAQLLALHLGRLKDEGRIRPDQVSFGKLNNVREALAIARQCRTLLGANGITLEYPVLRHANNLESVLTYEGTSEVHQMVIAEALTGVSAFRG; encoded by the coding sequence ATGACCGTGCGTATCGACGATCTGCTCGACACCGATGCGATGCTCGCCCCCGAGGAACGCGAGCTGCGCGCGACCGTGCGTCGCTTCGGCGAACAGCGTCTGCGCCCCCACGTCGCGGAGTGGTTCGAGGCCGGCGAGGTCCCGGTGCGTGAGCTGGCGTCGGAGTTCGGCAAGCTCGGCCTGCTGGGCATGCACCTCGAGGGGTACGGCTGCGGCGGGTCGACGGCCACCGCCTACGGCGTGGTGTGCCAGGAGCTCGAGGCGGTCGACAGCGGGCTGCGCAGCATGGTCTCGGTGCAGGGGTCGTTGGCGATGTTCGCCATCCACAAGCACGGCAGCGAGGAGCAGCGCGAGCAGTGGCTGCCCGCGATGGCCACCGGCGACGTGATCGGCTGTTTCGGGCTGACCGAACCGGACTTCGGCTCCAATCCCGCCGGGATGCGCACCACCGCGCGCCGCGACGGCTCGGACTGGATTCTCAACGGGTCGAAAATGTGGATCACCAACGGCTCGCTCGCCGATATCGCCGTGGTGTGGGCGCGCGCCGAGGAGGGCATCCTGGGCTTCATCGTCCCCGCAGGCACCGAGGGCTTCTCGGGGCGGGAGATGAAGCACAAGCTCTCGCTTCGGGCGTCGAACACCTCCGAACTGCACCTCGACGACGTCCGCCTACCCGCTGACGCCCAACTCCCCGAGGCGCGCGGCCTGTCCGGGCCCTTGGCCTGTCTGTCGGAGGCGCGGTTCGGCATCGTGTTCGGCAGCGTCGGCGCCGCCCGCGACTGTCTGGAGACGACGCTGGATTACGTCGGCAGCCGCGAGGTGTTCGACAAACCGCTGGCGGGTTACCAGATGACCCAGGCGAAGATCGCCGACATGGCCGTCGAACTCGGCAAGGCGCAATTGCTCGCGCTGCATCTCGGCCGGCTCAAGGACGAGGGGCGGATCCGGCCCGACCAGGTCAGCTTCGGCAAGCTCAACAACGTCCGTGAGGCGTTGGCGATCGCGCGCCAGTGCCGCACCCTGCTGGGCGCCAACGGGATCACGCTCGAGTACCCGGTGCTGCGGCACGCCAACAACCTCGAATCGGTGCTGACCTACGAGGGCACCTCGGAGGTGCACCAGATGGTCATCGCGGAGGCGCTGACCGGGGTCAGCGCCTTCCGCGGATGA
- a CDS encoding alpha/beta hydrolase, with protein MTAPSKVPSPSHAGVRAGGSHKTRRFPVSDGAPVEVVEDGPSIAARVMALAALMTIKPTLTIGSLAPKMPWPWGAVDFACRIIRPVPGTIRATIALQNCTAQLVRAPGVLPADGKRSVILYLHGGAFLTCGVNSHSRLVTALSKFADSPALVVNYRMIPKHSVGQAVDDCYDAYQWLRRKGYEPDRIVLAGDSAGGYLSLALAERLQDEDETPAAVVTMSPLFELDNEARANHPNVRSDAMFPQRAFHALVELVEHAAKNHLVDGRPEPVYEPLDHIESGLPRTLIHVSGSEVLISDARKAARLLAAAGVPVEVRVWPGQMHVFQLGAPLVSEAQRSLRQIGEYIREATW; from the coding sequence ATGACGGCACCCAGTAAGGTTCCCAGCCCCTCACATGCTGGCGTCAGGGCAGGTGGATCGCATAAGACGCGGCGCTTCCCGGTCAGTGACGGCGCCCCCGTCGAGGTGGTCGAAGACGGGCCGAGCATCGCCGCGCGCGTCATGGCGCTCGCGGCGCTGATGACGATCAAGCCGACGCTGACGATTGGTAGCCTCGCTCCCAAGATGCCCTGGCCGTGGGGTGCCGTCGACTTTGCCTGCCGTATCATTCGGCCGGTTCCGGGCACCATCCGCGCCACCATCGCGCTGCAGAACTGCACCGCCCAGCTGGTGCGCGCACCCGGCGTCCTGCCGGCCGACGGCAAGCGCAGCGTGATCCTCTACCTGCACGGCGGTGCGTTCCTGACCTGCGGGGTCAACTCGCACAGCCGCCTGGTGACGGCCCTGTCCAAGTTCGCCGACAGCCCCGCCCTGGTGGTCAACTACCGGATGATCCCGAAGCACTCGGTCGGCCAGGCCGTCGACGATTGCTACGACGCCTACCAGTGGCTGCGCCGCAAAGGATATGAACCAGACCGGATCGTGTTGGCGGGCGACTCCGCGGGCGGCTACCTCTCGTTGGCGCTGGCCGAGCGGCTGCAGGACGAAGACGAGACGCCGGCCGCGGTGGTGACCATGTCACCGCTGTTCGAACTCGACAACGAGGCCCGGGCCAACCACCCGAACGTCCGCAGCGACGCGATGTTCCCGCAGCGCGCCTTCCACGCACTCGTCGAGCTGGTCGAGCACGCCGCCAAGAACCATCTCGTCGACGGCAGGCCCGAGCCGGTGTACGAACCGCTCGACCACATCGAATCCGGGCTACCGCGCACCCTGATCCACGTGTCCGGCTCCGAGGTGCTCATCAGCGACGCCCGCAAGGCCGCGCGCCTGCTGGCCGCCGCGGGTGTCCCGGTCGAGGTACGGGTGTGGCCCGGCCAGATGCACGTGTTCCAACTCGGGGCGCCGCTGGTGTCGGAGGCGCAGCGGTCGTTGCGGCAGATCGGTGAGTACATCCGAGAGGCCACCTGGTAG
- a CDS encoding acetyl-CoA C-acetyltransferase: MPEAVIVSTARSPIGRANKGSLVDMRPDDLAAQMVRAALDKVPSLDPRDIDDLIMGCGQPGGESGFNIGRAVSVQLGYDFLPGTTVNRYCSSSLQTSRMAFHAIKAGEGHAFISAGVETVSRFAKGNSDGWPDTKNPKFGEAMERSNQGAAGADEWHDPREDGNLPDVYIAMGQTAENVALFTGISREDQDHWGVRSQNRAEEAINSGFFEREISPVTLPDGTVVSKDDGPRAGTTYEKISQLKPVFRPNGTITAGNACPLNDGAAAVVIMSDEKARELGLTPLARIVATGVSGLSPEIMGLGPIEASKKALANAGMGIGDIDLYEINEAFAVQVLGSARELGMDEDKLNVSGGAIALGHPFGMTGARITATLLNNLQTQDKQFGLETMCVGGGQGMAMIIERLS, encoded by the coding sequence ATGCCTGAAGCCGTCATCGTCTCTACCGCGCGTTCGCCGATCGGTCGCGCCAACAAGGGGTCGCTGGTCGACATGCGGCCCGACGACCTCGCCGCCCAGATGGTGCGCGCCGCGCTGGACAAGGTGCCCTCGCTCGACCCGCGCGACATCGACGACCTGATCATGGGTTGCGGTCAGCCCGGCGGCGAGTCCGGCTTCAACATCGGGCGCGCGGTCTCCGTGCAGCTGGGCTACGACTTCCTGCCCGGCACCACGGTCAACCGGTACTGCTCGTCGTCGCTGCAGACCTCGCGGATGGCGTTCCACGCGATCAAGGCCGGCGAGGGCCACGCGTTCATCTCGGCGGGTGTCGAGACCGTGTCACGCTTCGCGAAGGGCAACTCCGACGGCTGGCCCGACACCAAGAACCCGAAGTTCGGTGAGGCGATGGAGCGGTCGAACCAGGGGGCCGCCGGCGCCGACGAGTGGCACGACCCGCGTGAGGACGGCAACCTGCCGGATGTCTACATCGCGATGGGCCAGACCGCCGAGAACGTCGCGCTCTTCACGGGGATCAGCCGCGAAGACCAGGACCACTGGGGTGTGCGGTCGCAGAACCGCGCCGAGGAGGCCATCAACAGCGGCTTCTTCGAGCGGGAGATCTCACCGGTGACGCTCCCCGACGGCACCGTCGTGTCGAAGGACGACGGGCCGCGCGCCGGCACCACCTACGAGAAGATCAGCCAGCTCAAGCCGGTGTTCCGGCCGAACGGCACGATCACCGCGGGCAATGCGTGCCCGCTGAACGACGGCGCCGCCGCCGTGGTGATCATGTCCGACGAGAAGGCCCGCGAGCTGGGGTTGACGCCGCTGGCGCGCATCGTCGCGACCGGGGTGTCCGGTCTGTCGCCCGAGATCATGGGCCTGGGCCCCATCGAGGCGTCGAAGAAGGCGCTGGCCAATGCAGGCATGGGCATCGGCGACATCGACCTCTACGAGATCAACGAGGCGTTCGCGGTGCAGGTGCTCGGGTCCGCGCGTGAGCTCGGCATGGACGAGGACAAGCTCAACGTGTCCGGCGGCGCGATCGCGCTGGGGCATCCGTTCGGCATGACCGGCGCCCGCATCACCGCCACGCTGCTGAACAATCTGCAGACCCAGGACAAGCAGTTCGGTCTGGAGACGATGTGTGTGGGCGGCGGCCAGGGTATGGCGATGATCATCGAGCGGCTCAGCTAG
- a CDS encoding Bax inhibitor-1/YccA family protein, whose product MRESSNPVFRSLPKSQGGYASFGTGAAGYGAQQVQAEPYTTQYPEQTGVARPMTIDDVVTKTGITLAVLSAVAVVSYFLVGQSPALAGPLTLIGALGGLVVVLIATFGRKQDNPAVVLTYAALEGLFLGAISWLFGNVVVAGGSAGALITQAVLATLGVFFGMLVVYKTGAIRVTPKFTRMIVAGMFGVLVLMLGNFVLSMFGVGGGDGMGLRSGGTIAIIFSLVCIGLAAFSFLLDFDAADQMIRAGAPEKAAWGVALGLTVTLVWLYLEILRLLSYFQND is encoded by the coding sequence GTGCGCGAGAGCAGCAACCCGGTATTCCGCTCCCTGCCGAAGTCGCAGGGCGGATACGCGTCATTCGGTACCGGAGCCGCCGGCTACGGTGCGCAGCAGGTACAGGCTGAGCCGTACACGACGCAGTACCCCGAGCAGACCGGCGTCGCCCGGCCGATGACCATCGACGACGTCGTCACCAAGACCGGCATCACGCTGGCCGTCTTGTCTGCCGTCGCCGTCGTCTCCTACTTCCTGGTCGGCCAGAGCCCGGCGCTCGCCGGCCCGCTGACCCTGATCGGCGCCCTCGGCGGCCTGGTGGTGGTGCTGATCGCCACCTTCGGCCGCAAGCAGGACAACCCGGCCGTGGTGCTGACCTACGCCGCGCTCGAGGGTCTGTTCCTCGGCGCGATCTCGTGGCTGTTCGGCAACGTCGTCGTCGCGGGCGGCAGTGCCGGCGCGCTGATCACCCAGGCGGTGCTGGCCACGCTCGGTGTGTTCTTCGGCATGCTGGTCGTCTACAAGACCGGCGCGATCCGTGTGACGCCGAAGTTCACCCGCATGATCGTCGCCGGCATGTTCGGCGTGCTGGTGCTGATGCTCGGCAACTTCGTGCTCTCGATGTTCGGTGTGGGCGGTGGCGACGGCATGGGCCTGCGCAGCGGCGGCACCATTGCCATCATCTTCTCCCTGGTCTGCATCGGCCTCGCGGCGTTCAGCTTCCTGCTCGACTTCGACGCTGCCGACCAGATGATCCGCGCCGGCGCACCGGAGAAGGCGGCCTGGGGCGTCGCGCTCGGCCTGACCGTCACGCTGGTCTGGCTGTACCTGGAGATCCTTCGGCTGCTGAGTTACTTCCAGAACGACTAG
- a CDS encoding enoyl-CoA hydratase/isomerase family protein: MAGNEDVLVTVENGVGLVTLNRPKAINSLTHGMVTALGNALHAWEANDGVHTVLLDGAGERGLCAGGDVVALYHSAKAGGAEARQFWFEEYQLNAYIGHYPKTYVALMDGIVMGGGVGVSAHGDVRVVTDNTKMAMPEVGIGFIPDVGGTYLLSRAPGLLGYHAALTGAPFSGADAIAMGFADRFVPHDRLADFRAAVIADGVDAALTAHTVEPPASHLLAQRDWIDECYAGDTIADIIAALRGHDAGPADDAANLIASRSPIALAVALESIRRAARLDTLEDVLRDEYRVSCASLRSHDFVEGIRAQLVDKDRNPKWSHQSVAEVTAADVDGYFTPADPDLTFP, encoded by the coding sequence GTGGCCGGAAACGAGGATGTCCTAGTAACTGTCGAAAACGGTGTCGGCCTCGTCACCCTGAACCGGCCGAAGGCCATCAACTCGCTGACCCACGGCATGGTGACCGCCCTGGGCAACGCACTCCACGCCTGGGAGGCCAACGACGGCGTCCACACCGTGCTGCTCGACGGCGCAGGCGAGCGCGGGCTGTGCGCGGGCGGCGACGTCGTGGCGCTCTACCACAGCGCGAAGGCCGGCGGTGCCGAGGCGAGGCAGTTCTGGTTCGAGGAGTACCAACTCAACGCCTACATCGGCCACTACCCCAAGACGTATGTCGCGTTGATGGACGGCATCGTCATGGGCGGCGGCGTCGGTGTCAGCGCACACGGCGACGTCCGCGTGGTCACCGACAACACCAAGATGGCGATGCCCGAGGTCGGCATCGGCTTCATCCCCGACGTCGGCGGCACCTATCTGCTCTCCCGCGCCCCCGGCCTGCTCGGCTACCACGCCGCGCTGACCGGTGCGCCGTTCTCCGGCGCCGACGCGATCGCCATGGGCTTCGCCGACCGTTTCGTGCCGCACGACCGGCTGGCCGACTTCCGGGCCGCCGTGATCGCCGACGGCGTCGACGCCGCGCTGACCGCCCACACCGTCGAACCGCCCGCCAGTCACCTGCTCGCGCAGCGGGACTGGATCGACGAGTGCTACGCCGGGGACACCATCGCCGACATCATCGCCGCGCTGCGCGGCCACGATGCCGGCCCGGCCGACGACGCCGCGAACCTCATCGCGTCGCGCTCCCCCATCGCGCTCGCCGTCGCGCTGGAGTCGATCCGCCGGGCGGCCCGCCTCGACACACTGGAGGACGTCCTCCGCGACGAATACCGCGTCTCGTGCGCGTCGCTGCGCTCGCACGACTTCGTCGAGGGCATCCGGGCTCAACTCGTCGACAAGGACCGCAACCCCAAGTGGTCGCACCAGTCGGTCGCCGAGGTCACCGCTGCCGACGTTGACGGATACTTCACGCCAGCCGATCCCGACCTCACGTTCCCCTAA
- a CDS encoding SGNH/GDSL hydrolase family protein: MRASRGALTAAATLASTGSVYLGLRNLLTDQAHQARQVIPRAWDVPPRADGVYSPGGGPVERWHRGDPFDLHLMIFGDSTATGYGCRTTDEVPGVLIARGLAEQSGKRIRLSTKAIVGATSKGLAGQIDAMFVAGPPPDAAVIMIGANDITALNGITQSARRLGKAVARLRSSGAVVVVGTCPDFGVITAIPQPLRTVARALGLRLARAQASAVRAEGGVPVPFSDLLAPEFYKQPEVLFSGDMFHPSAAGYALAASQLLPALCDALGGCSRDGAPDEALRTRAADVSTLLAKVGGITRLWRRTTGVPAPVIASAG; encoded by the coding sequence GTGCGCGCATCACGCGGTGCCCTGACGGCGGCGGCCACGCTCGCATCGACTGGCTCCGTCTACCTCGGGCTGCGCAACCTGCTGACCGATCAGGCCCATCAGGCCCGTCAGGTGATCCCCAGGGCCTGGGACGTCCCGCCCCGCGCCGACGGCGTCTACTCCCCCGGCGGCGGACCCGTCGAGCGTTGGCACCGCGGTGACCCGTTCGACCTGCACCTGATGATCTTCGGCGACTCCACAGCCACCGGATACGGCTGCCGCACGACCGACGAGGTGCCCGGTGTGCTCATCGCGCGCGGGCTGGCCGAACAGTCCGGTAAGCGCATCCGGCTGAGCACCAAGGCGATCGTCGGCGCCACCTCGAAGGGCCTGGCCGGACAGATCGACGCCATGTTCGTGGCGGGCCCGCCGCCGGACGCCGCGGTCATCATGATCGGCGCGAACGACATCACCGCACTCAACGGCATCACGCAGTCGGCGCGCCGACTGGGAAAGGCCGTCGCGCGGCTGCGGTCCAGCGGCGCGGTCGTCGTCGTGGGCACGTGTCCGGACTTCGGAGTGATCACCGCGATCCCGCAGCCCCTGCGCACGGTGGCCCGGGCCCTCGGATTGCGCCTGGCGCGGGCCCAGGCGTCGGCCGTGCGCGCCGAAGGCGGGGTGCCCGTACCGTTCTCCGACCTGCTGGCGCCGGAGTTCTACAAGCAGCCCGAGGTGCTGTTCTCCGGCGACATGTTCCACCCCTCGGCGGCCGGCTACGCGCTGGCCGCCAGCCAGCTGCTGCCCGCATTGTGCGACGCACTCGGCGGGTGCAGCCGGGATGGGGCGCCCGACGAGGCGTTGCGGACCCGCGCCGCCGATGTCAGCACGCTGCTGGCCAAGGTCGGCGGCATTACCCGGCTGTGGCGGCGGACAACCGGGGTGCCCGCGCCGGTCATCGCGTCGGCAGGCTAG
- a CDS encoding DUF559 domain-containing protein, with protein sequence MRTEPFLGSAAVASGRVRKHELRTRYRVVFPDVYVAKDAELTLHQRATAAWLWSHREGVISGRTAAALHGAKWVDENKPVELMWRNTRHPPGLRTSDSSLRRDEYGDHQGMRITTVPRTAFDIGRCASLDEAVANLDALGNATRFHTQDVLDLAARHRGARRIRQLRAALDFYDPGAESPKETWLRLLVIRAGFPRPQTQIPVLRADGWSKYYLDMGWAELMLAVEYDGDHHRTDPMRYAYDIKRSEELADLGWKVVRIVKADREADILRRLERAWSSRLL encoded by the coding sequence ATGAGAACCGAACCCTTCCTCGGCAGCGCGGCGGTCGCCTCAGGGCGTGTCCGCAAGCACGAGTTGCGCACGCGCTATCGCGTCGTCTTCCCCGACGTCTACGTCGCCAAGGACGCCGAATTGACCCTGCATCAGCGGGCGACGGCCGCGTGGTTGTGGTCGCATCGCGAGGGGGTGATCTCGGGGCGCACCGCGGCGGCGCTGCATGGAGCGAAATGGGTGGACGAGAACAAGCCCGTCGAGCTCATGTGGCGGAACACCCGTCATCCCCCAGGACTGCGCACCTCGGATTCCAGCCTGCGACGTGACGAATACGGAGATCACCAGGGCATGAGGATCACCACCGTGCCCCGCACGGCGTTCGACATCGGCCGGTGCGCCAGCCTTGACGAAGCCGTGGCGAACCTCGATGCCCTCGGCAACGCGACGAGATTTCACACACAGGATGTGCTCGACCTCGCCGCGCGACACCGCGGCGCGCGGCGGATACGCCAACTGCGCGCCGCGCTCGACTTCTACGACCCCGGGGCGGAGTCACCGAAAGAGACGTGGCTGCGTCTGCTCGTGATCCGAGCCGGGTTTCCGCGTCCACAGACCCAGATCCCTGTTCTGCGGGCCGACGGGTGGTCGAAGTATTACCTCGACATGGGGTGGGCAGAGCTCATGCTGGCGGTGGAGTACGACGGGGACCACCACCGCACGGACCCGATGCGATACGCGTACGACATCAAGCGAAGCGAGGAGCTCGCCGACCTCGGTTGGAAAGTCGTTCGCATCGTCAAAGCAGACCGCGAGGCCGACATCCTGCGGCGGCTTGAGCGGGCCTGGTCATCGAGACTGCTGTGA